The sequence ACTGGAACCGTAATCATTATCACAGTAAACATGAGTACAAATGgaataattttttaaatcaagAAATTCTAGTACATAATTCgtaaattttggtaaaattcttGAACTatctttgaaattatttttttagttttgcgtGTACATCTCACACACATTTATGtaaatagggatttttataaaacaatatgttctcttccgagttagtatcagattgagattctaaaccgaatttccagcttattttttcgtgcagtgtatatcgaaaaatatcccatatatttggagttgtttggttcagcgtactgattggaaaagctgtcatatgtgcattaaaaaaattgtagtgtattagtaaccttttacaccaccgcactttactgtgatgtctctcgtgaatcgcaagagtgattcATATTTATATATATGGTATACTTGaaattatatgtacttccagcaccggaacccgagaactggtataatcgaagtcggttcgtacggccagcaactaacatgacgtacaaactcttctagtttttattcaaattttgatgtttttatacgattttgcatcgtactctaaaggacggttgaatccgaaaatatgcagtaacttTTGGTAGGaccttgagacctttcatttgaccctaagattggaaacatcgacaaattttgagaaaagtgagtgatatctATTTTTGAGCATgactttttttttgcgttttttgtttcgccggcttaagtgacggtgtaaaatatttaacactccggaaccggaagtcgcatccaaatgaaatttaggatctttgatttgaatctaagtttgtcaaaatctttttagccatctccgagaaaacctagtgaaattatttgacacatacacacacagacattgctcagctcgatgaactgagtcaaatggtatatgaattTTTGCTGATCGatatttcaagtgattgcataaccttcctatatgagaaaggcaaaaattatttgaaacgaaactgATTTCTAAATTTGACGAAATACATTCACTTCGCGTTTTCTTTTTACTGAATTTTAATGTGTAGATAACTTCTTACGTATTTTCATCTTTTATTTACTTTATCGTCTCAAAAATTagataatttatttttcttttcaaataataaaagtacgggtgtctaatgtcaaagacataactggatgtcgtgaatacgaagaaCTGATactttttctttatacttccgaatatcaattagctgATCAACTGTGtgtattgtgcaagctttcacctttttcactactagattttgaaacgatacacctaaactaaagtacagattagttacattaaacattctgacatacaattaaatattacgaaataaccattgtagtacgttataattaaataatggtggttctgaaaaaacCTTTTATGGAGGCTGAAACCTTCGTGATAGTGACGAGTTGAGGTCGAATCTATTCTGAGtcagtgctatgcattttatatacaaAATCTTCAGAAAGTTCTACTCCAAATAACACTAGGTtgaatacagtatagtgaaggaaaatttcgcataattctttgggtatacaattatggttctcaatgagcaattccaggaatgagtaggcgaaaaagtgacaaaaccaGAATCGAccctctccgatttggatgaaactttgcacatggcttcagtatggcaaaccataagtttttgaaccgatggagaggtcaatccgactcaagactgtttttaaaaaaagggatatgtatttttgaatttcacaaaaattgcctttttcaaatcgttgtaactcggaaacggtTAATTGAACAAAAAAGGCGTtctggaagaagttgtagggaatcgattgggtactctaaaaaaattatacactgataaaatttttgattttcttctcaataattacaaaataatccgaaaaaattaaataaaaaaaatcaaggttttattttttttttgataacttttattttcaagctgttattgaaacctacagattgatgatcCATGCCTTTTGAAGaacgaagaagttacagctaaaacaatttacagatatattcgaaatatcaagttctcgttgaaagataatcatttaaacagtagaatatgtccagccagcgactggcaccattaaagaaggtgacaagcgattataaatacactctcctactcaatgcttgaacggagaaataggtataaagcgagaagactagtgtttgatggacagagaggatgtttggatataaggtatggccgggtgacggccaggatgtagaccatgttcgatgtacgcgctattgtgtctgactggcgttttagagtgactaaaacaagattgagagtggcgaaatggtagcgcgtatgcacggaatgcataagaacgcaggttctgtctctgagcgtatctttttccaaaaaatcttttctgttagtttttctttcatttggcttctccaatatatgtttccgctcagtcattgcaaaaactgagtagaatattattctacaggttaaaggcaaaactttgttcatgatatccttttatctagaagtagctgttcttgagatacttggatatttaatcataacacaattttttatatttccatgaattgtttatttgcttgctatatctataattattacatgtacattcaTAATTacatttaaggttttaagtttttgaaaattgtatgagtactacgtgcatcgtcattcgaatacagtcttgtgacgattgtggtttctgaaatcggaacgaaagaatggtatttctctgtgcctggaatcattttggtatccttataaacactactccactcggtcacaccccgttcatattcttcttgtgacacgtaacaaaaagacatggtcgtgaatgcatctcgacgtctctgctctgcccattcatataattgttttgtagttatgattgggtgttcatgtagtttaaccaagctttcacgtcgtgcctTTCACTTTAAAgtacccccgagtgcatcacatggtcctttaccatgagaagttgcaaaaaatgccactcagcatcaatgttatacattgatttaaatttacagagacttgcaaatttttttctgtttttgtactgcgaggcagctccctcagacataaatattgctttttttattttgattttgtctttcaaaaatgacattaagtgtgaaataaacacttAAACCGCGATGGTACCGTGTTTAAGCACTTCTGAAATTACAATGAAACTTAAATGTTTAAGCTCTTCAAattctctataataaatttcaaacggatgaatggttgcttgatcattgctacaatagtggctttgaacagcatcctgaagcacaaatgaaaaattttctgaaaaatccgaaataattacaatttttcctgtctttaaattagattttgactttttaagaaaatcagattactgatttttaataaaatcatgagtcacaagtttttctaatttttcgcaaaaatatgctgcaaattcttctactggtttgacaaatttctctagatcacatctgtcagtagaagcccattgttcaaatcttatctcagtcaaatcacgttcctcgaaattgtctaaaacgcttctatccagatcttgtgtcgctggacaacttttgcatttacggaggtagcaggatctttttgatGAGTTAGCTTTTCTAAATAATTATTCTTATCATcacacttgaaatattttccaacagcatgaatcattaatgaaatattctcatggattgtgcaaacacatatcttatgtgaaccagaacttccaagcaacttgcagtgttttgctcttaatgctgcaaatgtactaaatccaatatttcgatctggaaaTTCCTCGATCTGGAAATGGAATCTggaaaaggtttacaacactttgggaaaaacatattgtagtattgtaactgtttcgaaagagatatctgttctacgatgcatagctattCATATGTGAAATAGGTAGAATATAGGtaagcaattcgccggtacgtacgttggttgtaaacagtaggtagtcaactggcacacctctttgattctacatgtgtttattcgttttgacgtagttacgttagttctactgcttaaatgattatctttcaacgagaacttgaaatttcgattatatttgtatattgttttagctgtaacttctacatttttcaaaaggcacggatgggacagCCAGCAatatgtaggttttaataacagctttaaaataaaaattatcaaaaaaattaaaaccccgattttttttatttaactttttcggattattttgtaattattgagaaaaaaatcaaattttttttcagtgtatatttttttagagtacccaatcgattccctacaacttcctcctgaacgccatttttgtacaattaacagtttccgagttgcaacgatttgaaaaggtaatttttgggaaatgtaaaaatacatacatatatttttgatgaaatttgaacGGAGGTCTCAACTTacagtaaaaaaatcaaataaattcctTCAATACTTTTCGATAAAACCCGAGCGGCCCTTTATTCTAAGACACATGAGATATTCCAAGAATTACGTGGAATGCTGTCCTTCGGAACTACACTGCGCCACAGCAAGAACTTCAGCAGAGAATGtctattttttgtttgctgttcaTATTTCAGGAGCTATACATTGCTTACTTGACCCCGGGCGCAACCATTGATAGGGGGCGGCAAAGtggcaaatctcttattttgcctcgggtgccaaatttcctcggcacGCCACTGGTTCCAGGCATGTTCTCAGTAGTCCaacaacttcagtgaaaacaagtTTTAAGAGTCTACACGAGCAATACGcaactgtatttttctactgattgtgccatttatcaagttagtttatattacaattccagtaactgatgttttgtggaaaaagcgcaatttttctgtgttgtgcaatatatcttcaagttcttccgttattacgaatTATAACGAATTCACAACGATTATGCAACTAATACAAAAAGCATGAGTCGATTCCATTACAaaagcagtaataaaatcagcgaaaaaacgattgtgaaactcgtgaaaacTACTACGTTATGTAAACAAGACATGgaattaatttctaatgaatatgtTAAgtgtcacatttgattttctattcaactgctCTTAACACAAATATGGATCTTGTAGAATAATCTgcgcatgaaaaatgataatgctacatattcTAGAGTTGATCTTCTGTGTGTTTGTAAATGAACAATCGagaacgaactgcatttttattgtgaaacatgtattcgtacgcccgaaattttcaagagCTTTTGAATTAAGGTGTTTTTTTGTACACCAATGTCAGTGAatataacagtctattattttcaATGGGAATCATCGGAATAGTATTTCAATTACATATATTCAAACACTCCTAcaattttcagacgattttgatgAAACTAATATTTTCTAATATGGCATCGACGGTAACAGTGagctgaatagaaaatggttcacgcaacgacttatattttctaaataacaggaaacattatcatgttaatatttcggaaagaaatgctctacgttttgtttttttatcagtttaaccctctcacgaccataagatgtacaggacgaaatatgtcagtacaagacaaCATTTTGGCTATTGGAGGGTAAATTAAaggaatatcaccagaaaaacatagcagggtgcatacgtttcctataatttcatgggaaatatttttccctttaattcttagaaataaatacaagaagagttgggtttatcatgccgtaatttaatttattgctttaattactTTAATTATcacaatagtaaaataaatagttagttatggcattctacgaaacgatttcatgtacttgtgaaagttgcacataacacatttattatgtgttctattttctatacgtcattttgcacaaagttttTTAGcgcaataaagattgatagttctttttacttattcaTTCAGAAACAAATTTGTACCTTGGACATAAGTTTTCttgaacattcagtaaaaaaaaacatcgatttaatagtaattgaacaatctataacgatttttataaaagggaaacatatttcccttgagcgttaaggggttaaatcttctagttgaacTGAACAAcaatagtatatatatatatatatatatatatatatatatatatatatatatatatatatatatatatatatatatatatatatatatatatatatatatatatatatatatatatatatatatatatatatatatatatatatatatatatatatatatatatatatatatatatatatatatatatatatatatatatatatatatttatttatttattcattttcccGGGCCCGACTtatgtgatacgcactgtaggtattattttggttagCACATGTGcaggagttgcaaaaacaagttgctaaaGCAgtaatgaacttaacttttcgttcactaTCTTGATGTTCGGTTGCctgcaccccaccgtaacttttgacagaaagcagatagcgtcattccgacaaatgtcatgtgtgtgtaatagcagcacgtttttTTCTGTGCCGAATACTGAAGCAAACAGGCGGTTGAACTTTGTGgtgcgttcaaaacaaattttaattgcgtgaaaatcaacacaaaagttttttatgacttttttatagtttcaaaaattgaaaagcatcaatcgaaaaggtgagtgcatacttatgaggtgaaatcgatctatttcgtgatttaatcaaaattttagcAATCAAagctttttttcatcatttcaaaatatctaccgatttcggttaccggaacccaattttttcgacaaatcgcgaaaaattgtcagtgatatgcagagatgccaagtcagcaaatttttctgtaaattatcaaatttctttgTTAACATGTAACCCTTTTTCCGTCTAAAGAATTTTTAcacacttttgaaacttcgattcgAGAAATTACAGACATTcgaaaattggcgcgatcttttcgtttttgttagctaaacttattgtattacctgtcatctctggtgatatgccacacgtggacaacttgactggttcaatacatccgtcatataagtaaaaactttggttctctggttctgttagccatggcgacttcaaacaaattgtCCAAGTCGAGAAAAATGcactttaatgcactgattaatgccattaaacgttgcttagtggataagaagtcaataaattcgactgcagcaacgtattcaatcccgcgaagccggtggaagaccggtctaatcaacaccaaaggcgccaccattcaaatcatcggccaagagagccaaagCGAAATCACCACCAGACAATGAAgatttttgtccaaaacgcctccgaaaagaataaattccattttttctttgaataattgcagtctttatttatatttttctatttttagcgaaatttcttggcatgccggtaaccgaacaccttttttgaaatggccaaaattgatcactttactaaatttataaaaaagttttttcaatcgattaaatCAACTTAATTTTTTATACAGTTGTTagttagggactttagctttccattgatgtatatatgtccgcataatgtgtacATTTCAAACATAGTTTTGTGTACATTTAaaacatatgaatcttgcacaacatttttgcaagttttaaattttatatcattgcttTTCTTAAACTAAAGAAAACAGCACACACTtacctaaaaattcatgaggcagccaaaactatgcggactcagtagaaaatcattttttgccttgcggagagcatcatttcactattttttcttccacaagagatttatagcaatttcgatgTATATTGTGTccaatacaattatgacagccgattggaaaattttataataagttgcacaattgttttagttactcccgttttacatagccatgtgaaaatttttgcgaacataacaattctaaaacaattgtagaacatcttgaaatttcgaTAAGTTCAACAGGTCCTCAAACCTTAcacattaaatttcttttttatGTGAATATACTTGCGACTACGAtctataaaatattatttttactgaacgATATGCAGAAtaatgcaaaagtttttttttttttttttatttttttttatttttagaatgccaaccacactcccccacaccaaaaagcttccatttgaagccccctggtagtggacgcaactagtctcagcggaaaaacaagaaacaaatagacactggcaataataatactagaaatacaaatttaattttgatacaaagtccgctgagattctatttattcatggtttgatgtgcaaGTTATTAAAGTGGagtcccagtggaaaagatttccttttaagggatccacaatttaattactacgctaggtaattagttattaatatgaaatactgttgacgataaatacattacattataagacaaaaaaactaaattagctaaatatctcgttcagtctgtgcttaaaatggtactttagtctagccgcaaatgtggcacgattgcttattcctcgcatgtcaggcggaagtgcattatatttagttggaccaacaaaaaggatccgtttttgaccaaggcttgtagctgctcgaacacgaaacaaattgttactacggcgtgttgttatagaatgggatatagttgggaactgtaggttatggtgtactgtggatttatacaaattatcatggatgaatagcaacgtttggacatcacataagtatgttattggtaaaacattatggtttctgtcagagtataacaatagagtcgagaatagtaagggtttattgaaaatgatttttaggcatctgttttgtagagtttggagtttcttcagataagaactagcggctcgcccccacaccgataccaagtagttgagctgtgaatggatataagcaaaataaaaatttaacagcacacgctggggaacaaaggacttgactctccataaaacaccgcagtacgacgccacgtgcttggcaacaaactttatgtggtgagcccaggttaatgtggggtcgaaatatatgcccagatacttgaaatagtcaactttttcaataatattgtgtccaagctggggatgattatgcgttggtataattttccttgtggaacggaaaatcatatacttagtctttgtggcatttaatgataataagttcgcattgaaatattgatcaagagttcttaaatcactttccattgagttaataatagcattgatgtcactgtcaggatagaacagagctgtgtcgtcggcgaatagtcgtggagttcctttaagatgtaaattacctatatcattaatatataaaagaaacaatagtggatcaatattacttccttgtggaacaccaatgtttattggagcaagattgctactgtcactttcgatggatacaaattgttttctattagtcaAGTAACTACGGATAATTGAGTTAGCAATGCCCCTTATCCCATAGCAATCGAGTTTGTCCAATAGTATACTATGATCTAGtgtgtcaaaagcttttttaaggtctaaaaataatgcaccaactatatttttactatcgatctcgcttataatttcgtcaactaattcaattatagcggtttgggtgctagaaccttgtctgaagccatattggaatttaaagaggatattatgcttacttaggaattcgataagtctagtgactagaagtttttcaaatattttgttgaatacggACAATGTAGATATAGGACGGTAATTATTATAATCACAACGGTCACCTGATTTGAACACAGGTCACCTGATTTCAACTTACGGTCATCTATCAAAGAACTACTGAATATCGGCAAATCCTATGTAAACGTTAAGACTCATTTACATTTTttctgattatagaggtttcaaccttaaggtcattctcttaaggtaaaaaaaaatgtctgacCTTATGTGCGGGATCGAGCTGCACGAAAGACAACGATTAACCCATCATGCTACACCCGTCCTCCAAAACATCTACTGACACGgtctgaaatgtcatttcttTTGTCGAGCTCAGTAAATGTTTGACCTAGTTTAAGTAAGTTCATTagaataatgaagaatttcagtaaaTTCAGAATAAATACAGATCTGTCATATAACATAATTTTCGAAAGCGAAGTTCTCAGTATTTCGATATCTATAGAGAAAGATTTTTGGTGCAAATTAATTACTGTGGAAAAATAGAAATACTGATTTCTGATGGTAAGTTAACTTCGGGTGAACATATTCAAAAAGCCTTTTACAGCTTTTCATTTAGCTCTATCATAAAATGATTGATgatattttactgaaattcgAACGCTAAAGACGACAACCGAAAGATCATTATATTCGTGTAAATCATTTTTGGAATTAAttaatgaattgaaaaaaatatgttttgattAAATAAAATGCTCCTTCCTTTCAcagatctcaaaaaaaaattaccgaaaaacAGTAACACGTCACCGATTAAGATGTTTATATATTTGAGGATTATCTTGTAAATTTCACCGAAATCAGTCAGTAGAATTATAACAGATCGAAAATTAATGGAACTCTGCTGATCATTCAGCAAATGAAACTTCTACTTAGTTGATTGCTGGATGTTCAgttgtttgaaagtcagtaacaCTTTACCGGCATCCTAGAGAAAAATCTGGTGTgcaagtcatctctgagaaatcgatgtgagtttcgttttggaattttataCCGCTAATTCCGGAACTTGAATTCGAAACCAGTATTACCAAAAGAAGTTTATATGCCCGTcgactaatatgacctacatatttagaagatgttttccgatTTTTCAAAGGAACAATCTCGGACTACTTCTTTCCGTGCTACTCACGAATGATTAATGCAGTGAATTATCGTCATTTAAAATAGAAATGTACATGATCTCAAAATACACGGATACGGACCTTGCCTTCCACCcatgtttaatggctttaaaatgagcctaagtttgttcatatcggtttagtcatttccgagaaTATTGAACAGATAGAAAAAAACTTTCACTTTCACTTACCGTTTCATCTGTGGAACCAGAAGTTCCCGCCAGTTGATCTTCGACCTTGATCAATTACCCAATAGTAGCATTCGAACAATCCTACGACTGTTGAGATCGGTTTAGAAAACGGAGTAGATATGAAACGTAGATTCACATACATATATTTTCTGATCCCATCGAACCGAGTCGACTAGTATATTCTGCTATAGCTCTCCGTAGCTCCGAACAAAAATTCCAGTAATCCTGTATCATTTATTCTGAAAAAGGCAAAATTGAAAGTAGGAAACGGAAAAAATATCGCGTTTTCGAAACTTGCACCGTTCCGTTGCATAGTCGCCCGCATTTAGATTTCATTAATTACCAGAAGAATGGCATTATTTTATTCCTCTCTAATCCAAGTCATATATTGTTTACAGAAATGACGTTCTCAAGGAATCCAGCAACATCGACAACGGTATTGGTAATCCGGATTGGAAATTAGTATTGTGTCTTCTTTTACCctggatttgtatttgtttgacGTTAATAAAAggtaaataaaattcattccTTGACCTATTATATATACATTAGTATATTTGCATCATTGAATTTGCATTATACTTCTAGGCATCCGAAGTTCCGGAAAGGCCTCCTACTTTCTGGCGATCTTCCCGTACGTCGTCATGATACTTCTGTTGATTCGGGCAAGTACACTAGAAGGAGCTGGCAGCGGAATGCTGTATTTTGTAAAGCCCCAGTGGGATCGAATCTTCGAGGCCAAAGTGTGGTACTCCGCTGTCACCCAGATGTTCTTTTCGTTGACGGTTTGTTTCGGAAATGTTATAATGTACTCTTCGTACAATCGATTTTCGAACAATGTGTACAGGTTTGTTTCAAACTTTGAGTGATGATCCTAAACCAAAAAGTGTAAGACACTGCATCTTCGTTTCAGAGATGTTACAATCGTTACTTTACTggacacctgtacctcaatgaTAGCGGGGCTGATAGTATTTGGTATTATTGGCCACTTGGCCCATGCAATGGACGTCGATGACATTAGCAGTGTAGTTCGTGGTGGTACCGGTCTTGCCTTTATAACATATCCTGATGCCATCGCCAGATTCAAATTTTGGCCACAGTTCTTTGCTATCGTCTTCTTTCTGATGCTGTTTGTCCTAGGGATTGGAAGCAACGTAGGAATGGCTACCACCATTATGACCGTTATTCGAGATCGGTTTCCCAATTTGAAACCTTCGCTGGTGGCATTTGTAATAGCGATTGCTGGATTCGGTATAGGAATAATTTACACCACCCCGGGAGGACAGTTTATGCTCAACTTCCTGGATTTCTACGGAGCATCCTTCGTTGCTCTGGTGCTGGCAGTATTCGAGATTCTTACATTTGCCTGGATCTACGGAGTTGGACGACTTTGCCGGGATATTGAGTTCATGTTGAACATTAAAACCGGTCTATACTGGCGGATATGTTGGGCGTTTGTAACCCCGGTTTTATTGGTTGCCATTTTGTTCTATCACATTTTGACCTACCAGAGTCTTACATACCATGGCTACGTTTTCACTGACGGAATGTATGGTATGTTTGATTaacgaaatattttaaataatgttTAATAAGCTTTACATTCAGCATTCGGTTGGTGCGTTTTTGCTGGCGGTGTTCTACAGTTGCCAGCCTGGGCGGTGTACACGTTTATGAGACGAAAAGATCCAAGAATGCTGAATCGAGTTCTGAATTGCTTCAAGCCAACATACGACTGGGGTCCGGAGGATGCGGAACTGAATGCAAAATATCACGAAATGGTGTATAAACATCAACAAACACTATCAGTGCGACGCAATGTTTTCAGAAAAGCTATCGATAATGTTTTTCATTGATAATTTCAAGTTCTAAAGCAAGCTGCGAAGGTACTACACTGCTGGGTAGAACCAGATGTGCCAGTTAATAAAACGGGATTTTTTCCATGGATTAGTTAACCGTCGAAGCTatcgcgtttttttttgcaacaacCAAAAACCATTGCTATTTTGTCAATATCAAGTTAGTGTAATATACATACTGCATTCGCGAAAAGTGTTGTATCATTACTTTGTTTTGTGGTGGTGCTGCTGAATCCCATTGAATTCCTGTCGAGACAAACCAGAGGAAACTGTGGCCCttgttaccgttctcacttccactttcacattctcttaacttacatgtcacttaacttgattttccctattatcAGTATCATTTTCCCACTAAATTTTAGTAAGGTGATGTTCGTAATACCCACGAGCTTATCTAGGTAATTATATTTTTGCTCTAAAGCGACTTTTGCAATATGAacctacacaccaaaaaattttgaattttacaggtgacttaatccttcatacgatgtaattcataaagacctaatttgtcaaatgacggaaaatctcatttgtaatgacttaatgttagatgagcttgaattttactggtttcgactgtaacttgaattctgctagcaggtgcgactgtatgaattcaaattcacct comes from Malaya genurostris strain Urasoe2022 chromosome 3, Malgen_1.1, whole genome shotgun sequence and encodes:
- the LOC131435384 gene encoding sodium-dependent nutrient amino acid transporter 1-like, with amino-acid sequence MATVNPAYEPDGFQESNAEQRRKFPRTEPPDYDDTTGPKPRLERDISGATSKRNLRDKWGKDIEFLLSCIALSVGLGNVWRFPFAALENGGGAFVIPYLIVLLLVGRPIYYLEMLIGQFSSRGCIEVFDVAPAMRGIGYGQTYSTFIVMTYYASLMGLTMRYLIASFGNPLPWSKCRQEWNATCVDSKFAVSSAENSSTNKVSSAELFFVNDVLKESSNIDNGIGNPDWKLVLCLLLPWICICLTLIKGIRSSGKASYFLAIFPYVVMILLLIRASTLEGAGSGMLYFVKPQWDRIFEAKVWYSAVTQMFFSLTVCFGNVIMYSSYNRFSNNVYRDVTIVTLLDTCTSMIAGLIVFGIIGHLAHAMDVDDISSVVRGGTGLAFITYPDAIARFKFWPQFFAIVFFLMLFVLGIGSNVGMATTIMTVIRDRFPNLKPSLVAFVIAIAGFGIGIIYTTPGGQFMLNFLDFYGASFVALVLAVFEILTFAWIYGVGRLCRDIEFMLNIKTGLYWRICWAFVTPVLLVAILFYHILTYQSLTYHGYVFTDGMYAFGWCVFAGGVLQLPAWAVYTFMRRKDPRMLNRVLNCFKPTYDWGPEDAELNAKYHEMVYKHQQTLSVRRNVFRKAIDNVFH